A DNA window from Ostrea edulis chromosome 5, xbOstEdul1.1, whole genome shotgun sequence contains the following coding sequences:
- the LOC125649877 gene encoding ATP-binding cassette sub-family G member 8-like, which produces MRSQSRAYPSVYYRPNEAVDMTQTSHGELHLGSPRIPTIDFGLNKRLSVDVRAENVSYIVNPKKMSLLHRLGALQLPWEWIDDAVPQQVLQNVSFSVKSGQMLAILGTSGSGKTSLLDVLAGRNDGGSVEGEMFLNGVSWTRQMVRSCSAYVRQDDRLLAHLTVKETLMFVAQLKLPSSFQKEEIENRVDGVISELGLRHVWDTKIGNEESRGVSGGERRRVSIGIQMLLDPSILFLDEPTSGLDSFTAHSLVETLSKMAQNTRTVLMSIHQPRSDIFELFDLVMILSRGRMVYVGRATEMVSYFTSIGHPCPSLTNPCDYYVDLGTVDPTSEETERETKQIVNKLINNFEMVMAPPEPEPEELSNLRFPVMSTLDITDFSPGKFRQFTVLFGRCTRNQIEDYLLVLAQFIQALSMSLVVGMIYLNLNKEQKTVRDWFGLMYIIGAMYPYLVILDLIAVYHGERKHLYYELQDGLYGTTPYFFAKVLSEFPLHTFFVVTYTIPVYFLVGFSLDVWVFFRVFALIYLMVYCSRSLAMLSSSIAPTFTMSCFIAQTFFSMYLMSAGFFINLDNIFEGLQWVSKISYLKWGFQGLCQTEISRMNFTCSLPDPRQCINTGSEALGLYSLNGSTVSDSCLVILASIAVYMVLYFLALTFIPQKPHQN; this is translated from the exons ATGAGGTCGCAATCTCGAGCCTACCCGTCTGTTTATTATCGTCCTAACGAGGCTGTGGACATGACACAAACTTCACATGGGGAACTTCATCTTGGTAGCCCGCGTATACCCACCATAGACTTCGGCTTGAACAAGCGTCTATCTGTGGATGTAAGGGCAGAAAATGTCAGCTACATCGTCAACCCCAAGAAAATGTCCCTCCTTCACCGCCTGGGTGCGCTGCAGTTGCCATGGGAATGGATTGACGACGCTGTTCCGCAGCAGGTGCTTCAGAACGTCAGCTTTTCCGTCAAAAGCGGTCAGATGCTGGCTATCCTGGGGACCTCAG GAAGCGGAAAGACAAGCCTGTTGGACGTTCTAGCGGGAAGGAACGACGGAGGAAGCGTGGAGGGAGAAATGTTCCTTAATGGTGTGTCGTGGACCCGCCAGATGGTACGGTCCTGCTCGGCGTACGTCAGACAGGACGACCGCTTGCTGGCACACCTGACGGTTAAGGAGACGCTGATGTTTGTGGCTCAGCTTAAACTGCCGTCGTCTTTccaaaaagaagaaattgaaaatcgG GTAGATGGGGTCATCTCTGAACTAGGACTCAGACATGTTTGGGATACAAAGATCGGTAACGAAGAAAGCCGAGGAGTTTCCGGAGGAGAGAGGCGGAGAGTCAGCATCGGAATTCAAATGCTTTTGGATCCTA GCATACTTTTCCTGGACGAACCAACTTCCGGTCTGGATTCCTTTACGGCCCACAGCTTGGTAGAAACATTATCAAAGATGGCGCAGAACACGAGGACAGTGCTGATGTCCATTCACCAGCCAAG GTCGGATATCTTTGAACTCTTTGACTTGGTAATGATCCTGTCTCGTGGGAGAATGGTGTACGTTGGAAGGGCAACTGAGATGGTATCTTATTTTACTTCGATAGGCCACCCCTGTCCGTCACTGACCAATCCCTGTGATTATTACG TTGACCTGGGTACAGTCGATCCAACCTCGGAGGAAACAGAGAGGGAAACGAAACAGATAGTGAACAAGTTAATCAATAACTTTGAGATGGTGATGGCCCCGCCGGAGCCGGAGCCGGAAGAACTATCAAACCTACGATTCCCCGTCATGTCCACACTGGACATTACAGACTTTTCTCCAGGAAAATTCCGGCAATTTACTGTACTCTTTGG gaGGTGTACCCGTAACCAGATCGAAGATTACTTGTTGGTGTTGGCCCAGTTCATTCAGGCGCTGTCTATGTCCTTAGTGGTGGGGATGATTTACCTTAATCTAAACAAGGAACAGAAAACAGTCAGGGATTGGTTCGGTCTCATGTACATCATCGGCGCCATGTACCCCTACCTCGTCATTTTGGATCTCATCGCTGTTT ATCACGGGGAAAGAAAACACCTGTACTATGAGCTACAAGACGGTCTGTATGGAACAACGCCCTACTTCTTCGCAAAG GTTTTGAGTGAGTTTCCTCTACACACGTTCTTCGTTGTGACGTATACAATACCGGTGTACTTCTTGGTGGGGTTTTCGCTGGATGTGTGGGTGTTTTTCCGAGTGTTCGCTTTGATTTACTTGATGGTCTACTGTAGTCGGTCTCTTGCCATGCTGTCCTCGAGTATCGCTCCAACCTTTACCATGTCTTGTTTTATCGCACAAACTTTCTTTTCAATGTATCTCATGTCTGCTGGGTTTTTCATCAACCTTGATAATATATTTGAAG GTTTGCAATGGGTGTCAAAAATATCCTACCTGAAGTGGGGTTTCCAAGGATTGTGCCAGACTGAGATATCAAGAATGAACTTTACGTGCTCATTGCCAGACCCGCGTCAGTGCATCAATACCGGAAGTGAAGCACTGGGCCTGTACTCCCTAAACGGAAGTACTGTCTCCGATTCCTGTCTGGTTATATTAGCCTCCATTGCTGTGTACATGGTGCTCTACTTCTTGGCATTGACTTTTATTCCACAGAAGCCACATCAAAATTAA